CCCACGAGGCAACAGTTCTCGATCGGCTCTCGGACGCGGGCATCGACGTTCACGTTCTTAGCGGTGAGCGAGCGCGATACGCTCATCACCACGCGAAATACGGCGTTGTGGACAATCGCTCCCTCGTGATGACCGAAAACTGGAAACCATCGGGGGTTGGGGGTCAGTCGAGCCGTGGATGGGGGGCGATCGTCGACGATGCAGCACTCACCGACCGATTGGCGGCAGTGTTTCGCGCCGATACCGGCTGGAACGATACGACGCCGTGGTCGGAGTTTCGTCGCAACGAAACGTTCGAACCAGGGGAACAGGCGTCCGGATCCTATCCGTCCGAGATCGACCCCGATCGGGTGCCCGTCGAACAGGTGCGGTTCCTCGTTGCGCCCGACAACGCCGAATCGGAGGTGATCGGTCTGATCGACAACGCTACCGAGACGATCCGGGTCGTGCAGGTGTCGACCGCTGGGCCTGACGGTCCGTTTACGAAGGCAGTGCTCAGGGCTGCGCAGCGAGGAGTCGACGTTCGTATCCTTCTAGACAGTACATGGTACGTTAGAGAAGAAAACAGTGCGCTCGTCGAGCATCTCACTCGAGTCGCAGCCGATCAAGACCTCCCACTCGAAGCACAACTCGCAGAGCCGAACGGTCGCTACGAGAAGATCCACGCCAAGGGGATGATCATCGACGGGAAACACGTTGTCGTTGGAAGTCTCAATTGGAACGAGGAGTCCGCCCGAGAGAACCGGGAAGCTCTCCTCGTCCTCACGGGAGAGGCAGTTGGAAGCTACTACGAAGCGGTGTTCGATGCGGACTGGACAGGTGGGACCGGCGACGGACTCCCCGTCGGCATCATCGCTGCGATCGGAATCCTCCTGATCGTGGCGCTGGTGCTCGCCAAAACCCTCGACTTCGAACGCGGACAGTAAGAGGTTACAGTAGGGTGCTTCGGAGCTGTTCGTCGATGTCGGCGTCGGCCATCTTCTCGACGAGCGCGTCGAACACCGTTTGACGCTGTCCCGAGACGAATTTGATCGAGCCCACGACGAGGTGTCCGCCGCCGCTAACCCCCGCTTCGGGGTATTCATCGGCCAGCGACGACACCATCTCAGGAATATCGAGTCGCACACCGTCGCTCCGGAGCACGGCGAAATCCGGTCCGTAGCCGATCGTGATAACGGGATCGCCGTCGTGTTTCGTAACCATCTCGTCGTGGACCGCGCCCGTCGTCTTTCCCGGTGCTGGATAGGTGAAGCGGTGAGCGTGACGTTCGACATCGATCCGGTACAAGTGTGCACCGTTGTCGAGTTGCTCGTGGTCGGTGTGGGAAAGCGTCACATCGAGTTGGCGGTTACGGTCGCGTTCGGCTCGATCGGCGAGAAACGACACCAACTCCGCGTGGCGGTCGGAATCGTCACAGCCCACATCAAGCACGTCGTTGACGAAACTGTTACCGTCATCGTACCGGAGCCAAAATGCGGCGTAATCGAGCGCCTCACCAATATCCTCGATGTCGGATTCGTCGTACCCAGCGTCGCTGGCGAGCGAGAGATACGCGTCCATCGCGTCCGCGCGCGAGCGATCACACAGTCCTGCGACGGCGGGAACGTGTTTGAGATCCGTGGTCAGATCGGGATCGATCATCCGTGCGAGTTCGGTGGACATCATACCGGTGGTAACACGGTAATCCTCTCCATGGAGATACGGATTGACGTGTTGTGTGACCAACGGCTCGACGGCTTCGGGATCCGGATGATGGTGATCGACAACGACGATAGGAATGTCGTACTCGGCGAGCGTCCGGTATGCGGGCGTGTCCTCCTCGGTCGATCCGTTGTCGAGCATCAAAAACAACGGCAGCTTCTGACCGTGGCGGTCCCGATCGGACAGCGAGTGGTTGAGATCGCGCGTTACGTCTTCCATCTCGTAGAATGGAGCCTTGCTCGGCAGACGGCGAAGCAGATACTCGGAGGCTTCGGGTGTCTCGTATCGCTCTTCGATGAACCGTTCGAGCGCGAGCTGGAGCGGAATGCTGGCACACATGCCGTCGCCGTCGGCGTGGTGACGGATCCGGATCGGACGACCATCGAGTACGGCCCGACGAAGTGTTTTCGCAACATCGGAGAGGTCTGAAAGGATGGTGTCGAGTTCCGGCCAGTCGACCAGCGGCTCGATCTCGTTGGGTTCCGCGACCGCGTCAAGCGACTCGCTGATCTGTGTGCGCATCTCCTCGGCGTTCGGAACTGGTTCCAACTGGTCAATCTCGAGTTGTTTTCCACCGTCGTGTTGTTCGACAGTGCCAGATACTCGAACGATGTCACCGATCTCGTACTCCGGATACGCTCGAACACCAGCTTCCTCGAAACCAGCACATGGAACGACACCGACCTCATCTCGGACCTGGAAGATTGTCGGCCCGGAGGTTTGGCGGATCTGAATGACCTCACCGACGAAATGAACGGGATCACCGATGTTGTTGTCGAGATCCGTCGCGGTGATGAGCTGTCCCGGTTCGACAACATCGGTCCGGTATTCGGTCGGTTGGGCCTCACTGAAACTCAGATCTCCGTTGTCGAGGATCTCATCCAACTCAACGATGAGCGAATCACCGTACTCGTACTCATCGAGGAGCTTCGATTCGTGAACGAGTCCCGAGAGATTGTCCGAGAGGTCCACGAAAACGCCGTAATCGACAACGCCGTTGACCGTGGCGTGGTAATGCTCACCGATCTCGACATCGTCCATCGTACAGTTCGGTGCAAGGTCATAGACAATAGTGATAGAGACGCGTGAAGGTGGCATTTCCCCGAACTCGGCTCTCGTCGGTGTTAACGCTTCCCTTTCGAACGACCTTTGTCTAAATTCTGTCCATACTCAAAAACAGAATGGTTGAATCGGCTCAGGAACGGGGTGAGACGCAGGGATCCACCTGCGAGCGGTGGCCACCCGTTTCGGAACTCTTAGATGGAAACCGGATCCTCTTAGTAGATATGCGCCTGTTTCGCTCGGACGAGATTCTCGGCATCGCCGAGGAGACGCTCGCGTTCGCGCGTGAGGCCGCCGAGAACACACACCCCGATGAGTATATGGGGTTACTCCGCGGTGAAGACGCCCGTACACTCGGATTGGAACAATCGGGCACCGTCATCACCGAGGTACTCGTCGTCCCCGGTACGGAGTCGTCGCCCGTAAGCGCGACGATGAAAACGAACATGGTTCCGAACGACCGGCAGGCCGTCGGTTCCATCCATTCACATCCCAACGGCGTCCTCCAGCCAAGCGATGCCGATATCGCTACTTTCGGAAGCGGATCGGTCCACATCATACTCGGTGCGCCCTACCGAGAAACCGACTGGCGGGCATTCGATCGGGATGGTACGCCAACGGAGTTGTCGGTGCTCGATGTGGCGCTCCCGGATCCGGAAGAACAGTTCTTCGATTTTACACAGGCAGACATCGATAGGGAGCTACGCCGATGAGAGTCGTTGCACAAGGGACCTTCGACATCCTCCATCCGGGTCACCTCCACTACTTTCGCGAAGGAAAGGCAATGGGCGAGGAACTCCACGTCATCATTGCTCGTGGGAGTAACGTGACCCACAAGGACCAGCCCGTTCTTCCCGACCGCCAGCGCCGCGATATGGTTGGGGCCTTAGAAATGGTCGATCAAGCGCATCTCGGACACACCGAAGACATCTTCGTCCCGATCGAGCGGATCGATCCTGACATCATTCTGTTGGGACACGATCAACACCACGACGAAAGCGACATCGAAGCCGCACTGGCAGAACGAGGGATCGACTGCTCAGTCGAGCGAGCTTCGAGGATGGAACCACGGTACAACGGCGAGCTGTTCTCGACCGGGCAGATCATCGATCGGATCTGTACGGAACGGTGCTGACGACGGCTTCCGAGAGAAAAACGACGTGCGCGAACGATTACTACAGATAGCCGTTGTTGGCGAGTCGTTCGACGCCTTCTTGGAGCCGTTCGGTGCTCGCTGCATACGACAGGCGCGCGTAGCCGGGTGTTCCGAAGGCGCTGCCGGGGACGGTGGCGACGTGGGCCTCCGAAAGGGCGTTTTCACACCATTGTTGATCGTCGTCCGCCACGGGCACCATCATGTAGAACGCGCCGTCGCCGACAGGCACGTCCACACCGTGATCGTCGAAGAGATCCACGAGCATATCACGCCGTTCGGCGAACGCATCGCGCATTTCCGTGACGTACTCCTCACACTCGGTGAGCGCGGCGACACCGGCGTGTTGGACGAAGTTCGTCGCACACGTCACCGAATGGGATTGGAGCTTGTCCGCTTGGTCGACGAGATCGCTTGGCGCGGCGAAATATCCCAACCGCCAGCCGGTCATCGAATACGCCTTGGAGAAACCGTTGACGGTGACGGTACGCTCCGCCATTCCATCGAGCGTTCCGAGGCTCGTCTGTTCGACGCCGTAGGTGATCCGATCGTACATCTCATCAGCGATGACGGTCACGTCGTGTTCGACTGCGAGATCACGCACCCCGTCGAGTGCTGCCTCGGAGAACACTGCACCCGATGGGTTGCTCGGGGAGTTGACGATCATGAGATCCGTTTCCGCAGAGACGGTCTCGGCAAGTTCGGGGAGAGCAGGTTCGAGTTGGAAATCGTGGGGGGTGAGATCGACGCGTTCGAGCGATCCACCGGCGATTTTCACCATCGCCTCGTAGGACACCCACGCCGGATCGAGTAGCACGACCTCGCTGCCGTCCTCGACGAGCGTCTGTACGACTTCGAACAACGCTTGTTTCCCACCGGGGGTCACCATGATCTCTGCGGGATCGTAGGACAGCCCGCGCTCACCCAGAGAGTCGGCGATGGCCGACCGAAGGGCAGGGATTCCGTTCGATGGTGCGTATCCCGTA
The sequence above is drawn from the Halocatena salina genome and encodes:
- a CDS encoding pyridoxal phosphate-dependent aminotransferase encodes the protein MNTDFTERIQRVEPSATIAISNLASELEADGVDVVDLSVGEPDFPTPEPIVDAAKDAMDAGHTGYAPSNGIPALRSAIADSLGERGLSYDPAEIMVTPGGKQALFEVVQTLVEDGSEVVLLDPAWVSYEAMVKIAGGSLERVDLTPHDFQLEPALPELAETVSAETDLMIVNSPSNPSGAVFSEAALDGVRDLAVEHDVTVIADEMYDRITYGVEQTSLGTLDGMAERTVTVNGFSKAYSMTGWRLGYFAAPSDLVDQADKLQSHSVTCATNFVQHAGVAALTECEEYVTEMRDAFAERRDMLVDLFDDHGVDVPVGDGAFYMMVPVADDDQQWCENALSEAHVATVPGSAFGTPGYARLSYAASTERLQEGVERLANNGYL
- a CDS encoding phospholipase D-like domain-containing protein, producing the protein MGTTTEASGSTRRSRAAGLACTILAVVIVGSTLTGVLLTVSAEQATGTDAEIVGVYPNPVTEGDAGEFIVIDVPTTTNVSGWQLRDGESNASLPTTTVSGRVVLSTEPSAAQAVVDGPVQPLTGRLTLANSGERLRLVRNNASLDTVEYDTAPEGERYQRDGERWEWQPLGHTDFSAFETGSTSAKLFVLPDTPDVPLATLDSATDRILIGGYTFTSEAVATRLIRAHRRGVHVEVLVDGGPVGGISTHEATVLDRLSDAGIDVHVLSGERARYAHHHAKYGVVDNRSLVMTENWKPSGVGGQSSRGWGAIVDDAALTDRLAAVFRADTGWNDTTPWSEFRRNETFEPGEQASGSYPSEIDPDRVPVEQVRFLVAPDNAESEVIGLIDNATETIRVVQVSTAGPDGPFTKAVLRAAQRGVDVRILLDSTWYVREENSALVEHLTRVAADQDLPLEAQLAEPNGRYEKIHAKGMIIDGKHVVVGSLNWNEESARENREALLVLTGEAVGSYYEAVFDADWTGGTGDGLPVGIIAAIGILLIVALVLAKTLDFERGQ
- a CDS encoding FAD synthase, producing the protein MRVVAQGTFDILHPGHLHYFREGKAMGEELHVIIARGSNVTHKDQPVLPDRQRRDMVGALEMVDQAHLGHTEDIFVPIERIDPDIILLGHDQHHDESDIEAALAERGIDCSVERASRMEPRYNGELFSTGQIIDRICTERC
- a CDS encoding DHH family phosphoesterase, giving the protein MPPSRVSITIVYDLAPNCTMDDVEIGEHYHATVNGVVDYGVFVDLSDNLSGLVHESKLLDEYEYGDSLIVELDEILDNGDLSFSEAQPTEYRTDVVEPGQLITATDLDNNIGDPVHFVGEVIQIRQTSGPTIFQVRDEVGVVPCAGFEEAGVRAYPEYEIGDIVRVSGTVEQHDGGKQLEIDQLEPVPNAEEMRTQISESLDAVAEPNEIEPLVDWPELDTILSDLSDVAKTLRRAVLDGRPIRIRHHADGDGMCASIPLQLALERFIEERYETPEASEYLLRRLPSKAPFYEMEDVTRDLNHSLSDRDRHGQKLPLFLMLDNGSTEEDTPAYRTLAEYDIPIVVVDHHHPDPEAVEPLVTQHVNPYLHGEDYRVTTGMMSTELARMIDPDLTTDLKHVPAVAGLCDRSRADAMDAYLSLASDAGYDESDIEDIGEALDYAAFWLRYDDGNSFVNDVLDVGCDDSDRHAELVSFLADRAERDRNRQLDVTLSHTDHEQLDNGAHLYRIDVERHAHRFTYPAPGKTTGAVHDEMVTKHDGDPVITIGYGPDFAVLRSDGVRLDIPEMVSSLADEYPEAGVSGGGHLVVGSIKFVSGQRQTVFDALVEKMADADIDEQLRSTLL
- a CDS encoding Mov34/MPN/PAD-1 family protein → MRLFRSDEILGIAEETLAFAREAAENTHPDEYMGLLRGEDARTLGLEQSGTVITEVLVVPGTESSPVSATMKTNMVPNDRQAVGSIHSHPNGVLQPSDADIATFGSGSVHIILGAPYRETDWRAFDRDGTPTELSVLDVALPDPEEQFFDFTQADIDRELRR